Proteins found in one Kineococcus endophyticus genomic segment:
- a CDS encoding sugar transferase, with product MRRERLLVPRQRGSLGFPERTPAWQRTYVQKIVAVDALAAAFAAFVGFFARFNGSPADLSLTSGRAVVACAVLLPVLWVVAMGALRTYEPRFLGVGSEEFHRVLTAGLAVVALVGTSSWAFGLEIARGYVVVAFPIAIFLTLIGRYALRQQLHARRTRGEASQTVVAVGHRAAVAGMARQLHRASYHGMRIVGACVPGGRGSAEDDAELRELGIPVIGSLDDVRHAVTSVDADVVAVTACPELDGPGLRRLGWELEATRADLVVAPALTEVIGPRVAIRPVCGLPLLHVERPELEGVRRLAKTTVDRVSAGLALVVLSPLFLFLALAIKIDSKGPVFFQQQRVGKDGKTFPMMKFRSMVTDAEKLLIDLRESTDGNGVLFKMKVDPRITRIGRVLRRYSIDELPQLINVVRGEMSLVGPRPPLQKEVDEYGYDMRRRLLVKPGLTGLWQINGRSDLDWDESVRLDVRYVENWSFTFDFMILWKTAGAVLRGRGAY from the coding sequence CAGAAGATCGTCGCCGTGGACGCGCTGGCCGCGGCCTTCGCGGCCTTCGTGGGCTTCTTCGCCCGCTTCAACGGTTCACCCGCCGACCTGTCGCTGACCTCCGGTCGGGCGGTCGTCGCCTGCGCCGTGCTGCTCCCCGTCCTGTGGGTCGTGGCGATGGGGGCACTGCGCACCTACGAGCCGCGCTTCCTCGGGGTCGGCTCGGAGGAGTTCCACCGCGTCCTGACCGCCGGGCTCGCCGTCGTCGCCCTCGTGGGCACCAGCTCCTGGGCCTTCGGCCTGGAGATCGCCCGCGGCTACGTCGTGGTCGCCTTCCCGATCGCCATCTTCCTGACGCTCATCGGTCGCTACGCGCTGCGCCAGCAGCTGCACGCGCGCCGCACCCGCGGTGAGGCCAGCCAGACCGTGGTCGCCGTCGGCCACCGCGCTGCCGTCGCCGGCATGGCCCGCCAGCTGCACCGCGCCAGCTACCACGGCATGCGCATCGTCGGGGCCTGCGTCCCCGGCGGCCGCGGAAGCGCCGAGGACGACGCGGAGCTGCGCGAGCTCGGCATCCCGGTCATCGGCAGCCTGGACGACGTCCGGCACGCCGTGACGAGCGTGGACGCCGACGTCGTGGCCGTCACCGCCTGCCCCGAGCTCGACGGCCCCGGTCTGCGCCGGCTGGGCTGGGAGCTGGAGGCCACCCGTGCCGACCTCGTCGTCGCACCGGCCCTGACCGAGGTCATCGGCCCGCGCGTGGCGATCCGCCCCGTGTGCGGCCTGCCGCTGCTGCACGTCGAGCGGCCCGAGCTCGAGGGTGTCCGTCGCCTGGCCAAGACGACGGTCGACCGGGTCAGCGCCGGCCTCGCCCTCGTGGTCCTCAGCCCGCTGTTCCTCTTCCTGGCCCTCGCCATCAAGATCGACAGCAAGGGCCCGGTCTTCTTCCAGCAGCAGCGCGTCGGCAAGGACGGCAAGACCTTCCCGATGATGAAGTTCCGCTCGATGGTCACCGACGCGGAGAAGCTGCTCATCGACCTGCGCGAGTCCACCGACGGCAACGGCGTCCTCTTCAAGATGAAGGTCGACCCGCGCATCACGCGCATCGGCCGCGTCCTGCGCCGGTACTCGATCGACGAGCTGCCGCAGCTCATCAACGTCGTCCGCGGCGAGATGTCCCTCGTCGGGCCTCGCCCGCCGCTGCAGAAGGAGGTCGACGAGTACGGCTACGACATGCGTCGCCGTCTGCTCGTCAAGCCCGGTCTGACCGGTCTGTGGCAGATCAACGGCCGCAGCGACCTCGACTGGGACGAGTCGGTCCGCCTCGACGTCCGCTACGTCGAGAACTGGTCCTTCACGTTCGACTTCATGATCCTCTGGAAGACCGCCGGGGCCGTGCTCCGCGGTCGTGGGGCCTACTGA